The Roseimicrobium gellanilyticum genomic sequence CTTGGCGACGACCAAATGACCGGCGCGATTTTATCGTCAATAAGCACAGAATTCCAGTGAAGGCACGTTCATTTCGAATCTTAGTCCGAAACCTTCGGAAGCACAAACATGACAACCTTGCGATACAGGCGTTTGGTCATCTTATCAAAAACAGAAAGGAGAGCGAGATGCATCGACTTTCACCCTCGAGCAACAGTGATCACCGGACCCAACCACCTGGGGAAGTCCTTTCTGATAAAGACCCTCTTTTGGACTCTGGGAGCTGACAGTCGCTACAGCGACGCATGGAAAGCCGCGCGGGTATCAAGCTTGTTGTACTTTACTTTAGGAGATGAAGATTATGCCATACTGAGAGACGGAAAGGAATTCACCATTTTTGATGGCGATGATCAAGCCATCGCCCAGTTTGGAAGCGTGTCTTCTGGGCTAGGACCGTTCCTCGCTGGCAAATTGCACTTCGGGTTGCGGCTTTTCAGTAAGGGGAGTGAGAAATCTGTCGTTCCTCCACCCGCATTCTATTTTCTTCCTTTCTACTTGGACCAAGACTCTAGTTGGACCCGTACTTGGGACTCGTTCAAAAATCTTGAGCAGATGAGAAATTGGAAGAACGATGTTCCTGACTATCATTCAGGAATAAAACCAAACTCGTACTACGAGCTTGGCTCTGAACAAAGCCAGTTGATAAAAGTACGCGATAGCACCCAGTCAGAGTTGGACATGGTCCGGAGAATTAGGGATGAACTCGTTGGTCAACTCGAGTCAGTTCCATTTACCATTGATCTGGCAGCATTCGAAGAGGAGGTCACAGCAGTTCTACTTGAATGCGAGAAAATCCAGCGCACAGCTGATGGTGTTAGAGACAACTTGGTGAAGCTTCACAACGATCGGATGCTTGTGGAAGCGCAGACTGAGATGGTGACTAGTTCTTTACGAGAACTTGGGAAAGATTATGCGTTCATTAAATCGGCGGATGAGCACGTGAACTGCCCGCTATGCCAGGCAACGTACCCGAGTGACTTTAGTGAAGTCTTTGAAATAGCCCTCGATCAAGACAGGTGTGAAGAACTCTTATCGAGACTGCGTGAAGAACGCTCAAACATCAGCGATGCGATCTCGAAGGAGAGTGCCAAGCATTCGAACCATCAGGTAGAAGTAGCGAAAATCCGTGCCATCCTTGAGAAGAAGAAAGAACAGGTTTCTCTTGGGGATCTCATCGAGAGCGAAAGTCGAAAGGAAGTGTCGACAAGACTTAAAGGCAAGATCTCGTCACTCAACGACAAGCTGTTAGAGGCTCAGAGCAATCTCGACGCTGTGAATCGCAAGCTGAAGGCGCTTGTTTCTAAAGAGAAGAAACGTGAAATCCTTCGTCATTTCAAACAGGAGATGCGTGAAAATTTCCTAAAGTTGGGAATTCCCCTGATGAACGAGGATAAGTTGAACAAGATCTCGCCGAGCATCACGCTGGGTGGCAGTTATCAGCCTCGAGCTTTGTTGGCATACTGGTTTAGTATTCTCGCATTGATTAAGAGGAGGGCTGATGAGAACGATGCTCCTGTCTTCGCTCCGATTATCATTGATTCGCCAATTCAGCAGGATCAAGACACCGAACATCATTTAAGAATCATGCAATTCATCAAGGAGAAGCTTCCTGAGGGCGCGCAACTGATAGTCGGTGTCGTTGATGACAAGGATGTCGATTATGGAGGCAAGGCGATACGGCTGAATAACGAGAAGAGGTCAGTTCTGCTGGCAGAGGAATACGAGACACTTTTTTCAGAGCTTGAGCCGTATATCCAGCGTTCGTACCAGTTCCGAGATGGAACTCTACTTTAAAGGTGAGAGAAACTCACCCACCAAATGAATGATGGGTGAGCCACTCCAGCCTGTGCAAAATTCTACACAAGCTGCCTCTCAATAATACCGGTCCTCATACGATCCCCGTCTCCCGTCCCTCATTCGGCGCATCAACAGCAGGGATTTGCCCAGATAGACCAGGCCGCTGATGAGTCCGATGAAGATGAGTGCCGAAAGCGGGAAAAGGACGACGCTGGCCGTAGTGGCTGCAATCAACGCGGCCCAGGTGACGAACTGACCCAAAGTAAGGGTCACCAAAGGCATCACCAGAATCGACGGGATGAGCAGGCACGCAAACACCTTGGCATTGAAGCGCAGCCATTCCCGGAGGTAGCCTTTGGGAGATAGCCAATGTTCCGTGGAAAGCGTGGTGTAGCGAAATACCTCTGCAGACCTTTCCACGCCGTTCAGCTCCGGCAGGTCAGGGTCTACCTTCGGTGCCTCCAGCTTTTCGGGGTTCCAGTGACGGGAGAGATAGAGACGAAGACGGCGCACCCAGTTTTTGGGTTTCTGCCGGCGTTCAGGAGGGAGCACTTCCAGTCGGTGGTCATGATCTTCCTCCTCGTCTTCAGGCCAGGGATGGTTAGGGTTGGTGTTCATGATGGCGGCGGATTTTTGAGCCTAGGGCGGTTCCGATGACGAGAAGCAGCACACAGCCGATTCCGAGGATACCTATGATGACGGAGAGGGAATCGTTGGCTTTGCGCTGTTGGGTAAGTTCCTGTTCGACCTGGACCAGCCTTTTCTGCGAGGGGTCTTCCTTCTTGTCGAACCAGCCTCCATGAACGGGAGGGATCGTGGCAGTGAGCAGGAACACGATGATGAGCTTGAGTAGGATGTGTTTCATGTGAATTGGGGAAAATGAAAAAGCCAGCCACCTCCGGTTAGGGAGATGACTGGCTCGGTGGTTTTTTGGGGGTGGGGTTTTAGCGGGGGTTTTGACCTGTGGTGTTTTTAGGACCAGCGCCGGCAGTTATCGAAGAACTCACAGCTCATGCAGCCGAACCCAGGGGAGGGGACAAAATCCTTTCTCTCCAGTCCTTCCACATAGGCTTCCATCAGGTGAAACAGCCGGGTTTCTTGGCTATCACTCATGGGAGGCAGTTCAATGATGCTGAGCTTGGGGTTTTTCAGCTTCACCAATGAATGCAGTTCAATGCCGAGTTCGCGCTGGCCATTGGCTTCGCGATAGAGCACAGCATAGGTGCATGTCTGGACTTCGTGGGTATGCGCTGACTGTTCTTCCTTGGGGGTGGTGCCAGAGGTCTTGTAATCGACTACCCGGCGTTGTTGCACCAGATCCAGCACTCCCACGAGCTTCGGTAAACCATGGTTTCCCAAGTCTGCTTCGATGGGGACCTCGACTGCTTCTGGTTTGATGGCCAGGTAGAGCCCGTATTGACGCATGTAGGTTTCCAGGAGCCGCCAGCCTGTCAGCTTTTCGGCTTCCTCTTCACCTTCCCAGTTTACGGGTTCTTCCTTGGATTGCTCCTCCCATGCCCTCGAGAACTCATCATGGAGCTCTTTCAGGGACAGGAGGCGGTTTTCCTTCCAGCGGGTCTTGTTCCAGGCTTTGAGGGTTTCATGGACCGCATTGCCTAGGAACAATGCTGCCGTTTTGGCCTTCTTGATTTGAGCCACGTAGCGGTAGTAGAACTTCAGCCGGCATTGCAGAAACGTGCCCAGCCGTGAGGAAGAGACGATTTTCTGCAGACCGGCGATGGTTTCAGCTTCGCTGGGTGGTTTGGTTTCTGGCTTCTCAATGGACTGGATCTTTTCGCGTGGGGGTATGGCAGCAAGGAGTGAGTTCATGAGGGTTGTTGTTGGTTGCGGGGTTGAGACCAGCGAGTGCGGCCTGAGGGTTTTCCTGCTTTGGCCAGCAATTCCTCAATCAATTGGGAAGCCTGCATCTTGTTGAGATGCTTCACTCCGAGCTGATAGAGCTGCTGAGACAGGTCCTCGACTTCCTGCTTGTCGATGTTGTTCTCGTTGACGATGCGAAGAATGAACCCGCGCTGTCCGTCGGTGCAGTTCCATGAGTCACTGTTCCCATTGCTGGATCTGGAGTGACCGTCGGAACCCTTGTGGTGGCCTTGGCTGCACCCGTTGCGGTGAGAGCCGTTGCCGTTCTGATGCTGTTGATGAGGGCCGCCTTGCTGGGTATCCTGTCCCTGACCTATGGCGTCGATGCCAAAGAACTCATCGGGGACAAAACCGACCTGCTTGATTTCCTTGTCGACGGACTGCTGAAGAAGCTGATAGAGCTTTGCGCACTCCGCTTGTACTTGGGAAAGGTCAGTCAGTTCCACCTCAACAGACACGCTGAAGAAGTGGGAGCTGAACCCTGGAAGACCGAGCTTTTTGCTGTAGTTGGCACTGAGGGTAACTGCCATGAGGCTGGGTATTCGGGCTGAGATGTAGGCACAAAAAAGCCGGCGCCCTTGCGGGAACCGGCTCGTGAGTGTCTGGTTTGTTGGTGAAATCCCTACGCAGCTTTGGATGGCTGCGAGGGATACGGCGGTGGGTCTTCTGCCACCCGAAGGGTTTCAGCTTGTCTCCATCCCTCCGTGTCCCTGAGAGCCTGGCACAGCAGATGGTCCGTGAGTTTGGTCATGGGCATCTTCCGTGCTTTAGCTTCATGGTAGAGGGCGGAAACAACGAACCGGGACATGGCAGGAGAGTAATGGCGTGGTCTGGCCATTGGGGTCTCCTTTGGATTTGAGGAACCGCCTTTGCTTTGGTGCTTCGGGCTTGGGTTCCTCTTGATGTATTATACCAGCATCGGCGATCTATTTCACCCTGATACCTTCCCACCGTTCCGGGTCCTGGCGGCTGAAGAGTTCCCAACGCATTTTGGTGCCTGTGGCGGTCTGTTTTGAGAACTCCACCCGCATTTGTCCTAGCATGGTTTCTACTTTTCCGTTTCCGATGTCCTTGATGGGGTATGGTTTCGAACGAGAACCGCCCAAGTCAACGAACTGGTATGCGTCAGGTGAGATGAGGATGCGCCTCATGAACCTGCCCTCGTAGAACAATTCCCACTCACCTAGGTACCATTGACCAGGTGCGGGAATGTTCAGGAGAGCGAGTTCCGCTTCAATCTTCTTCAAGAGGTCAGGGTTGGGCTTGAGCTTGCTTTCCTTCACTTGGGTGTGGAGGGATGAAAGCACTTCGCCATACCGCCTGTTGAGGTCCTGCTGCGCCTTTTGATATTGCTGCTTCTTGGTGTTGAAGTCCTGCTCAAGCGAATCGGAATTGGCCTGAGCAAAGACGGATGAACTGATGAGGATAAGTTTGAGGATGATGAGTCTGTCCATAGTTGGATGAGCAAGGGTTAAGGTTTCTTGTCATCCTGCTATACCGCCAACTCAGCCGAGAAATGGGGGAGGGGGTCAGTTGCTTCCTTGAGGCCGATACTTGTAGACCTCTCGTTGCGCGGCAGGATCTTCCCACCACGCCTTCTTTCTCTTGCTCTCCGATGAGGACTCTTGCCACGCTACGATGGCGATGCCGATGAAGATACCGATGACTCCTAGAACGAGCGAGAGACCTTTGATGAAGTGACCATGAAGTATGCCTTTACGGGAAAGGACCGAACCAAGAATGAAGCCGGCAGTGCCAAACAGTGGTGGACACACGATGAGCGCCAGCAGTGAGCACAAATACCCGACGACGGTCAGCACCTTCAAAATGCCCGTACTAGCCGGAGCAGGCAGTGGAGGCGGAAGCATCGGTGGTGGACTGGCATCCGCCTGCGCTTTATATTGCGTGACCTTCGCTAGAAGTTCTCTGGGTGGAGTTTTGAGCGCGGGAAGGGTGATTTTTGCTCCGGACTGGGTATTGCTCGGAAGTATGTAGATGGAGAGTTTTTCGTTCTGAAGATTGGGACGGCCGAGCTGCCATCCCGTCTTGGCAAGTTCGAATCGCCCTACCTCGGACCAACGATAGGACGAAGGCACGTAGTAGTCGGTAAGATGGAATCCCTGCTCGTCGATTTTCAATGCAGTGGAGCCTGGCAACGCACGTAGTCCAAGGGTAACCACCGTCGTTAGGCACATCACCAATGCAAGGAAGGTGAGCGCCCCACCTAGACCCACCAACAGCACCAAGGTGGTCATTGCGATGGCAAAAAGCGTGAACAGGCACGAACCGAGTCGAGCCGGCGGAATGACTTCTACCTTCATGGAGACGGGCGGGGATTAGGCTGACCGAACCGGTTCCTGTTCCGGTGCCTCTTCATCTTGGCTGGTAGGAAGGGGGCACTCCTGCGCCTCTCGAATTTCCTTCAACCCCATCTGCACCAAGCTGAGGACCACTACCCAGGCGATGAACCCGATGATTACGTACTTCCCGAGTTGGCCAAGAAAGTCTCCTAAAAGGGGGATTTGCAGCGGCGAATTCCAGACGGTATGCAGGATAACGGCGGTCAAGAACACCCGGAGAAATCTGCTGTCGCGAAGCATCTCAAACTGGAACCGGGAGTTCCCTTTCACTCGCCAGAGGGCTGCACCAACCATGGCTGTGAGGATGCCATGTCCTCCTAACGGTGTGACAATGCCCCTCATGAGAAGAGTGATTTCTACCCCATTGCTGTAGCCTGAGAAGAGGGATTCGAAGGCGTAGCCCGCAGTCTCAATCACTGCAAAGCTGGTTCCCACACAGGCGCCGAAGAGCATGCCATTGAGGCTCCATGGGTATCGAGGGTTGCCTACGATGACCAGCAACGCTAGAAGCTTAGCTGACTCCTCGACAATGCCCGCTACTGATGCACCCATCCACGAAAGTCCGATGGAGTCCGACCAACTGGAAAAGAACATGGTGATGAGCAGGGAGAGCATGCCGCCGATGAGCATGACCCGAATCATCTGGTACAGAAACACATTCCTGGGAGCGTTGAACTCGAAGAACAGAACCAGCACTGAAAGCGGCACTGCGAATGAACCCACGAGAATGACTCCAGGGATGAGCCTCAGGTTTTCGAAGTGGGAGCAGGCATAGTAGAGTCCTGCAAAAGCGGCTAGGGAGAGAAGTAGGGCGCGAAAGAACACCCAAGGCTGCGGCCATCTGGTATCGATGTCCTGAAGAGCTGGGGTAGTGGCTGGACTTCCCGTGGCAAAGTGGACTTCAAAATCATCCTGGGTGCGCTTCTGGAAGACAGCGGAGAAGAGATTGCCTGCCCTGAAGTCCTGCAGCTGTTCTAGGCCAGCCGCGGAACTGATTCTGTCAGCCATGTTGCCAATGACCGCGCCGGCGCCAGCCTTGAGGTCTCGGGGTACTTCTACCTGCCAGAGAGACCGGCCAATGCGGAGCTGTTGTTTGGAGCCAATGAGTCCTGAGGTGAAAGGCAGACCATCCAGGTACAAGCCAGCACCGTCCAAGGCTTCAGCTGTCACCTTCCTCTGGCTTACCGTGACCTGAACATGGCGGGGTAGGGCATCAGGGTCATCACTCAGGACGTTTGATTCTGAGGCCGTTCCGATGATTACAGGTTGATTTTCAGTGAGTTGAACGCGTTTCCCTGAATCCGGACCGCTGATGCACTGAAGGTAAGCAACGCCACGGGGAAGGGATTTCGACTGTCGTTCACCTTGGAGCCGCAGGAGTTCTTCAATGGGTAACCACTGAGCGGTCTTCTGGTCCCACGTCAGGTCAGTCAGAGCAAAAGTATCAGCGTGGAGGTGTTCTTGAAGCGCAGTGCTGGTAAGGGGCCCATACTGTTGGCCGTCTTTCTGGACGTAGAATTCCATGGCTGTTCCTCCGATAGTCCAGTCGAGTAAATGAAGGCTGGGGGAGGGTCAAGGCAAATATTCCGTATCCGGAATGAGAACTCGCTAATTCTCTGCGGGTGGCATCGGAGTTGGATGAAAAATTGGCTACCTTTCTGCGCAAGAAGCGCGGAAAGACGACCTATGCCGCATTCTCCAGGAAGATCGGATTGCCTGCTTCCACAATCTTCCGATTAGAGCAATGCCAACAAAGTATCACCCTCGGAAGATTGCAGACAGTCTTGGATCGCCTGAGGTGTACCCTTGACGATATTTTTGGATAACCTGCCGCAAGAACTGTCGGATTGCT encodes the following:
- a CDS encoding PrsW family intramembrane metalloprotease, producing the protein MTAEALDGAGLYLDGLPFTSGLIGSKQQLRIGRSLWQVEVPRDLKAGAGAVIGNMADRISSAAGLEQLQDFRAGNLFSAVFQKRTQDDFEVHFATGSPATTPALQDIDTRWPQPWVFFRALLLSLAAFAGLYYACSHFENLRLIPGVILVGSFAVPLSVLVLFFEFNAPRNVFLYQMIRVMLIGGMLSLLITMFFSSWSDSIGLSWMGASVAGIVEESAKLLALLVIVGNPRYPWSLNGMLFGACVGTSFAVIETAGYAFESLFSGYSNGVEITLLMRGIVTPLGGHGILTAMVGAALWRVKGNSRFQFEMLRDSRFLRVFLTAVILHTVWNSPLQIPLLGDFLGQLGKYVIIGFIAWVVVLSLVQMGLKEIREAQECPLPTSQDEEAPEQEPVRSA
- a CDS encoding helix-turn-helix domain-containing protein: MASELDEKLATFLRKKRGKTTYAAFSRKIGLPASTIFRLEQCQQSITLGRLQTVLDRLRCTLDDIFG
- a CDS encoding RecB family exonuclease, whose product is MNSLLAAIPPREKIQSIEKPETKPPSEAETIAGLQKIVSSSRLGTFLQCRLKFYYRYVAQIKKAKTAALFLGNAVHETLKAWNKTRWKENRLLSLKELHDEFSRAWEEQSKEEPVNWEGEEEAEKLTGWRLLETYMRQYGLYLAIKPEAVEVPIEADLGNHGLPKLVGVLDLVQQRRVVDYKTSGTTPKEEQSAHTHEVQTCTYAVLYREANGQRELGIELHSLVKLKNPKLSIIELPPMSDSQETRLFHLMEAYVEGLERKDFVPSPGFGCMSCEFFDNCRRWS